CTTTTCGGTATGCGCCTTAAGATTGAGTTTAGGCAGTATTTAGCAGCTTCGAGTATTTCATGTGGATCCTGTTCAACTACACCGCCTTGGCCATAATATACCCCTATTCTCCTTTTGCATGAAGCGATTAGGTTCATCGATCGATCATATGCTCCTGCCTTAACGTCTGTAGTACCCGCATCAAGTGCGAGGAAAATATCGTCACTATCAATCGGTCTTCTAGCCATTTGTCAAGATCAAGCAGAAAAAAACCTTAAATGTTTGTAAAGATTTTGATTTATAACTATTAGCCTGTGAATCCTTCGTAGTACTGCATTTGTTGAAAACTTCTGCATCATTCTTCGATTACGTAAAGGAGGTTAATCTATGGTTAGGAAAAATATGCTAGTTTTGCTAGTGTCGCTGCTTGTTACTTTATCAGGAATAGTTGTGACGTTCAACATCTACCATAACGATTCCGAGGTAATATCCGTCACTCCTCTGGAAAATTCTATGATGAATCGGACGGATTATTCCCCTTCCTTTATTGTGAATGTTTCCACGAGTTCGAGGGCCGTGGTATCCATTTATACTTACTCATCTGATGGTAAGAATTTTATAGAAAACTTTTCTGTATCGGGCAGACTTTCAATCACGGTTCCGACAAATCTTAGTTCATCGCTACTAGAAGCATATCACCTACAAGGATACGGCCTACACTATGTTTATTTCAAACTAAAAACCTCATCCGTTTCTAAGATTGTTAAAATAGGAATCTTCACCTTTCACAAGTTTCATTTTTATGCTAAATACCTAAACATAGATCAGGGAATAACAGACATTTTAAGTTATGTAAGCAAAGGCAACGCAACTGTAGAATGGCTTGTAGACGGTTCATTTGCTGGAAAAGGCAACAACGTGTCCATAAATATCGAGAAAACAGGATCATACCTTTTAAACGGAATCATTAGTACTAGAAGTTTTATTTTCAACGCAACCTTGGGCTACATTATCGTATATCCCCGCCCACAAGTGAACATAGAAATTCATTCCTATAAGGATTTTCAGAATTTCAGTTATCTTATAATTTATGCTAATGTTTCTGGAGGCTATATGTCTTATAATCCAGATAGCCCGGGTTATCCAACAGCAACAATATACGTAAACGGTTCGCCACAGGAACATTTAACCCCAAGTGAAGGCGAAAACATCTTCTATCTGTCACTGCAAGGATATGGACCTTTCTTCATTAATGTCTCTGTCCATGATAGATTCTATGGGGCGAAATCGAATATTATCAAATTTGACTAGGACTAAAGAATTAAATCCTATCTTAGCTTAGAGGTTATAATAAATACTGTTAAATAATTTCATTATATTTTATTCTTAGGCCTACTCATATATATGAAATTAAATTTGATATATAAATAGTAAGTTTTAAATATCTATTTTTTAATATACTAATAACAGTTAGTATATAACTGTTGGAGACGATTAAATGGAAAGAAAGAGAGTCATAGCAATAGCTGTTGTAGTAATTGCAGTAGCGGCGATTGCAGGGGGAGTCGTGTACTATCATAATTTAACTGCTGCTAAGAAGCCAACAATTACGTTCTCGGGTTGGGTATCCAGTGGCGAAGAGTATACATTTGATGTCCAAATGGTGAATGAATTTAATTCCATACATAGTAACGTTTCAGTAAAATTTGTGCCAATAACAAGCAATTATTATGGTACTCTGGAGACTGAGCTTTCGTCCAATTCTGGTCCTGCTGTATTCTATATGGAAAACGATATATTACCAGAATTTGTGAAGGCAGGATACCTTTTAGATCTTACGCCTGCACTCTCTGCGAATTCAACTTACAACTTATCAGGCTTTGTTCCGGAGATATTAGATACATTCATGCAGCACGGACAGCTTTATGCAGCTCCGAAAGACTGGAGTCCACTTCTTGTACTGTTTAATAAGAACATCTTCAATGCAGAACACGTGCCTTATCCAACTAATTACACAAATTGGAATTGGACAGCCATGAAAAACACGCTAGAGCTTCTGAAGGCAAATGAGAGTAAGCTTCCAAACGGTGGGAAAGGATATTATCCAATGGTGGAAGGGCCTCAATTTGCAAGGATACTAGCCTTTATGCACGAGGCAGGAGGACAGTGGATAAACAGCAGCGGAACTGGTGCATCTTCTAATTCAGCTGGCCTTTTAACTGCGATAAAATTTTGGTATGGCCTCTATTCAAGCGGTCTCTCTGGTTTGAATAGTAATCTTAGTGCCGGTTGGAATGGAGGGGACTTCGCGTCCGGGAAGGTTGGTATGGTAGTAACAGGAACATGGACCGTTCCAGTACTATTTGCTAATGGTTCATACTTTAAGAACGATACTTCGTCTATTGGATATGCGTTTATGCCATACGATGTACAGAATGCAACAATGATGTTTAACGTGGGCCTGGCTATAAACAGCCACCTTAACCCTACACAAAAGTGGATAGCGGAACAGTTCGTTGAATTCTTTACAGGCCCATCTGGAGAAAAGACATGGGTATCAAAGGGCTTAGCATTACCCTCAAGATCAGCTATACTCGACAGTTCATGGTATAAAACCAATTTCCCTATACAAAGCTTTGCTGGAGAACAGTTCCCATTTGCGTATGGATGGAATTATAACACAACCAATTTCCAAGCCACAGAGACCGCTGCCCACAATATTATCGTAGACCTATTTGCTGGAAAAATATCACCTACCCAGGCATATTACCAGATACTAAATGAGACGAATACTAATCTAAAAGGAACTTCAACTCTCTGATCGGTGGTATGTTTGAATACGGAGGTATATCAAGTAAATAAGATCAGGGAAGGAAAAAAGAAAAATAAAAGCCCGGAAAAGATGACGGGCATACTATTTATAATCCCATTGATGATCTTTATATCAGTATTCACTTTTTTCCCTGCGATATATTCATTTGTAATTAGTCTGTTTCATTATAATCCATTTTTCCATTCCATATATTTTACAGGTGTTTCAAATTACATTCACGTAGTGGAGAGCCCTGCTTTCTTAAAGTCTTTGCTCAACGTGTTGTTATATACGGCCGTCGTAGTCACTGTTCAAACATTTCTAGCCTTTGTATATGCGCTTCTTTTCAATACAGCGTCTAAGATAAGCAGGATCGCAAGAGCCATTGTTTTTATCCCAGCAGTGGTTTCTCCAGTTTCAATGTCCATAATATTCATATGGGTTTTCTCAGATTCTGGATTGGTAAATTTCTTTCTATCATTTTTTGGGATAGCCCCACATAATTGGCTATTCAGCACTGAATTTGCATTTCCAGCAATAATGGCAATGAATATCTTTACTACAGCTCCTTATTTTATGATAATATATTCGGCAGGGCTTCAAGCCATACCGCAAGATGTACTTGATGCTGCAAAAATTGACGGCATAACTTCAGCCTTTGCCAGGTTCAGGTATATATATTTCCCGATGATGAGATTTTCAACAGTTCTAGTTGTTATTCTTGGCTTAACAGGAGCAATGCAGCTCTTTGATCAAATATACGTTATTACTGATGGTGGCCCAGCCAGATCCACATACGTTCCTTTAATGTACATCTATAACAGAACTTTCGTTTACATTGGGGATATTGGGCTTGCAGCGGCAGCATCGTTTGTTCTATTCGTGATAATAATGGCCCTTACGATAACACAAAGAAAGGTAATAACTGAAAGGACGTGGTGATAATGTTAAGCACAGGTAAGAAAGTTTATGCTAGACCAAAAAGATCGATGAGGCCGCTGTTGAAAAAAACCATAATTTACGTACTGTCTATAGTTTTGGCAATGATCTACCTCCTCCCGTTTTATTGGACTGTAATTAAAGCGTTCAGAAACAGTATCTTTGCAAATTTTCCTCCAAACTTAAATCCGCTCAGTGAGACAAGCCTATCCTACTTTCTGGCAAATCTTAGGACAGTTTGGAGTTTTGGAGACTTTCCTCTCTGGTATTTTAATAGCGTATTCGTATCGGCTTGCGTCGTTGCTGGCAGTGTATTCGTTGGCATGTTATCGGGATACGCGTTTGCGAAACTGAAGTTTCCGGGTAGGAACGTATTATTTTATGCTGTTCTTGCAACTTTGATGATCCCATTCCCCGTAATATCTATAGCATCTTATGTATTTATGCTAGACCTTAATTGGCTAAGCACGTATCAGGGTCTTATTCTTCCTCAGATAGCTTCTGCGCTGGATGTTTTCATTATGAGGCAGTATTTTCTCACGATACCTGAGGAAATGGAACTTGCAGCTAAAATTGATGGTTTGAGGCCTTGGCAAATTTTCTTTTCTATAGATCTGCCCAATGCAAAGCCAGCAATAGCTGCTGCTACGATATTTTCGTTTATAGGTTCATGGAATAATTTCTTGTGGCCTTTGATGGAAGTTCACAGCCTCAACATGTTCACGCTACCTCTTGTCCTTAACTTCTTTAAGGGTGCAAACGGGACGCAAATATACTGGAATCAGATGATGACCGTCAATATACTAACAATGATTCCAACTATAGCTATATTCGTGGCATTCGAGCGATATTTCATCAATGGCATATCCATGACTTTTTCTGATGGGAGGTAAATAAATATGGGTGTACGTATCGAGAACCTCACAGTTAAGTACGGCGATAAGACTGTAATTGAGAGGATGAACCTTGATGTAAAGGACGGCGAGTTCTTCGTTATACTAGGTTCTTCAGGAAGCGGTAAAACTACCCTGCTCAGAAGCATAGCTGGACTTACCGAGATATCTGGCGGCCATATATACATAGACGATATTGACGTCACTGATTTCTATCCCTCTGATAGGAACATAGCAATGGTATTCCAAAACTTTGCACTTTACCCCCATATGACTGTGTTCGACAACATTGCCCTGAATCTTAAGATAAAACACCTGCCAAGGGATCAAATAAAGAAAAGAGTAGAAGAGGTAGCAAGCTTACTCCACATAGAAAAACAACTTAAGAAATATCCAAAACAGCTCTCTGGTGGCGAGCAACAAAGAGTCGGGATAGCAAGAGCGCTTGTCCGTGATCCATCCGTCTTTTTGATGGATGAGCCGTTAAGCAACTTAGATGCAAAACTTAGGAGAGAAATGCTAGGCGAACTCAGATCATTCCATGAAAGGGTAAGAAAAACAACAATATATGTATGCCACGATCAAGACGAAGCTATGGCGCTCGCAGACAGGATTATGGTCCTAAATAGCGGAGAACCTGCCCAAATTGGGACTCCTGATGATCTTTATATACATCCAACTAACCTATTCGTGGCAAGTTTTATTGGCAATCCGCCCATGAACTTGATCGAATGCGATATCATAAAAGACGAGTCATCTTCAGAGATTGTTTTAAATGGTGTTCCAATTACTACAGTTGATCACGTGCCTGGAGATCACGCAATCCTTGGTATCAGGCCGGAGAAGGTAAACATTTCTCTTAAAAATGGTGTTCCGGCATCCTTCGATTACTTTATAAATTCAGGCGTAAATGTGGAAGTTCACTTAGATATGAATAATATTCTTGTGAGGGCACTCATTCCTAGAGAAGAACTAAAGTTGAACTTGAGAGATCTAAGTCATGGGGATGCTGTGTTTATTGAGATTAAACCTGGACCCATTTACTTGTTTTCAAAGGATTCTGGAAATCTCATTACGGAGGTAACTTATGATAGTGCCAGAAATGTCGAGAAAAAAAATTGAATTATGCAGGGAACTTGATGAGTCTAGCAATCACAAAGATATTCTTCACTGGGTGGTAGTACCAAAGAATAATCTCGACACCTATAGATACTCAATGGTAAAGGGACAAAAGTCTCATTTCATAACGTACTTGAATGGCAACATAGCAAGATCGGATCTTCATCGATCACGAACTGGCTTCTGGTTCGATAACATTTGCTATGTAGCCTCTATGGAGTGGATTGTGGGAAACGTATCACTAAGCGATTCTCTTTCAAAATATGTTAGAGGTCTTGGTTATATTTATAGGAGCTACGATTCTATTGAACGATTGGACTACATTGCAAAAAATGGTGCTT
This genomic stretch from Thermoplasma volcanium GSS1 harbors:
- a CDS encoding extracellular solute-binding protein gives rise to the protein MERKRVIAIAVVVIAVAAIAGGVVYYHNLTAAKKPTITFSGWVSSGEEYTFDVQMVNEFNSIHSNVSVKFVPITSNYYGTLETELSSNSGPAVFYMENDILPEFVKAGYLLDLTPALSANSTYNLSGFVPEILDTFMQHGQLYAAPKDWSPLLVLFNKNIFNAEHVPYPTNYTNWNWTAMKNTLELLKANESKLPNGGKGYYPMVEGPQFARILAFMHEAGGQWINSSGTGASSNSAGLLTAIKFWYGLYSSGLSGLNSNLSAGWNGGDFASGKVGMVVTGTWTVPVLFANGSYFKNDTSSIGYAFMPYDVQNATMMFNVGLAINSHLNPTQKWIAEQFVEFFTGPSGEKTWVSKGLALPSRSAILDSSWYKTNFPIQSFAGEQFPFAYGWNYNTTNFQATETAAHNIIVDLFAGKISPTQAYYQILNETNTNLKGTSTL
- a CDS encoding carbohydrate ABC transporter permease, whose product is MVCLNTEVYQVNKIREGKKKNKSPEKMTGILFIIPLMIFISVFTFFPAIYSFVISLFHYNPFFHSIYFTGVSNYIHVVESPAFLKSLLNVLLYTAVVVTVQTFLAFVYALLFNTASKISRIARAIVFIPAVVSPVSMSIIFIWVFSDSGLVNFFLSFFGIAPHNWLFSTEFAFPAIMAMNIFTTAPYFMIIYSAGLQAIPQDVLDAAKIDGITSAFARFRYIYFPMMRFSTVLVVILGLTGAMQLFDQIYVITDGGPARSTYVPLMYIYNRTFVYIGDIGLAAAASFVLFVIIMALTITQRKVITERTW
- a CDS encoding carbohydrate ABC transporter permease — protein: MLSTGKKVYARPKRSMRPLLKKTIIYVLSIVLAMIYLLPFYWTVIKAFRNSIFANFPPNLNPLSETSLSYFLANLRTVWSFGDFPLWYFNSVFVSACVVAGSVFVGMLSGYAFAKLKFPGRNVLFYAVLATLMIPFPVISIASYVFMLDLNWLSTYQGLILPQIASALDVFIMRQYFLTIPEEMELAAKIDGLRPWQIFFSIDLPNAKPAIAAATIFSFIGSWNNFLWPLMEVHSLNMFTLPLVLNFFKGANGTQIYWNQMMTVNILTMIPTIAIFVAFERYFINGISMTFSDGR
- a CDS encoding ABC transporter ATP-binding protein, whose product is MGVRIENLTVKYGDKTVIERMNLDVKDGEFFVILGSSGSGKTTLLRSIAGLTEISGGHIYIDDIDVTDFYPSDRNIAMVFQNFALYPHMTVFDNIALNLKIKHLPRDQIKKRVEEVASLLHIEKQLKKYPKQLSGGEQQRVGIARALVRDPSVFLMDEPLSNLDAKLRREMLGELRSFHERVRKTTIYVCHDQDEAMALADRIMVLNSGEPAQIGTPDDLYIHPTNLFVASFIGNPPMNLIECDIIKDESSSEIVLNGVPITTVDHVPGDHAILGIRPEKVNISLKNGVPASFDYFINSGVNVEVHLDMNNILVRALIPREELKLNLRDLSHGDAVFIEIKPGPIYLFSKDSGNLITEVTYDSARNVEKKN